Within the Streptomyces vilmorinianum genome, the region CCCGCCGTGCGGCGGGGGCAGCCGGTGGGACACCCGCCCTACCCGCCGGGGCGCCCCGTCGGGGTCAGGAGCTGGGTCGTGGCGAGCTGTGCGTACAGCTCGTCCCGGTGCACCAGTTCCTCGTGGGTGCCGATCGCGCGTACCGTGCCGGCGTCCATGACGACGATGCGCTCGGCGTCCGTGACCGTCGACAGGCGGTGTGCCACCACCAGGACGGTGGTCTCGCGTGCCGTCTCGGCGATGACGTCGCGCAGCGCCAGCTCGTTGACGGCGTCGAGCTGCGAGGTGGCCTCGTCCAGGAGCAGCAGCCGGGGCCTGCGCAGCAGTGCGCGGGCGATCGCGACGCGCTGGCGCTCGCCGCCGGACAGCTTCGAGCCGCGGTGCCCGACCAGGGTGTCCAGGCCGTGCGGGAGACGCTCGACGAGGGTGTCGAGCCTGGTCCGGGCGAGGACGGCGCGGATGTCGTCGTCCGTCGCGCCGGGTGCGCTGAAGACCAGGTTCTCCCGCAGCGTGCCGGCAAGGACCGGCGCGTCCTGCTCGACGTACCCGATGGCGGACCGCAGCTCGGACAGCGGCCACTGCCGTATGTCCCGGCCGTCGACCAGGATGCGCCCGCCGGTCGTCTCGTAGAACCGCTCGATGAGCGAGAAGACCGTCGACTTGCCCGCCCCAGAGGGGCCGACGAAGGCTGTCATCCCGGCGCCCGGCACGTCGAAGTCCACCTGCTGGTGGATGTACGGCAGCCCGGGCCCGTAGCGGAAGGACACCTCCTGGAAGCGGACCGACGCCGGACGCACCTCGGTCCGCACCGGCTTGTACGTGGCCGGCGGCTCCGCCGCCAGGCGGTCCACCTCCTTGATCCGGGAGATCGCGGCCGCGCCCTCCTGGTACGCGGAGGCGGCCTCGACCAGCTTGTACACCGGCTCCATCAGGTAGAACAGGTACAGCAGAAAGGCGATGAGCGTGGAGACGGGGATGTCCCCGGCGGCCACCCGCGCCCCGCCGACCGCGAGCACGGCGAGGAACGCCAGCTCGACGGCGAGGTTGTCCGCCGTCCCGAGCAAGGCCTCCCACTTCGCGCCGCGCACGCCGTGGCGCCACGCCCGCCGGGCCGACGCCTCGACGCGGGCGGTCTCCCGCTCCTCGGCGCCGGACGCCTTCACGGTGCGGAAGGCACCGAAGACCCGCTCCAGGCCGGTGGACATCTCCCCGACCGCGGCCTGGGAACGCTCGGTGGCCTGCCCGATCTTCGGCATCACACAGGCGGCGCCCGCGCCGACGACCGCGACCACGACGAGTGCGACGCCGACCAGGACGGCGTCCAGGAACGCCATCACCGCGACCGCCGCGATCAACGTCAGCGCCCCGGTCGCGGCGTTGACCACCGCCTGGGTGCTGACGGCCCGCAGCAGCGTGGTGTCGGACGTCACCCGTGACATCAGATCGCCCGGCTGCATCCGGTCCACCTCCGCGAGCCGCAGCCGCAGCAGCCGGCCGATCAGGCTGCGGCGGGCGGCCAGGACCACCGACTCCGCCGTCCGCTCCAGCACATAGGCACCGAACGCCTCGGCCACCGTGCTCAGCAGCACCAGCACGGTCAGCGTCAGCAGAATGGTGGCGAGCGTGCCACCGGACGAGAGCCGGTCGACCAGCGCCTTCGTGGCCAGCGGCTGCAGCAGCCCTCCGGCGGCCCCGACCAGCGCCAACAGCAGACCGAGTACGATCCTCTCCTGGTGGTCTGCCGCTATGGCGGGACGAACGCCCCGTAGCCGGCGTCACGACGGTCCGCCGCACCGGCCGGTGAACCGGTGTGAGACGTCGAGCTCGTGCTCGTGCGTACGTCGTGTCATGCCTCAGCCTGCGAGGCGGGACGTCTCTTCGACCATCCGAAGATCGTCGGGCGGACCCCCGCCGAGTGGCTGGAAACGGAGATCCCCCACGAGGCGAGAGATCTGATGAACGGCGCCTCTGTTGCCCTGCGAGTCGTCTGCTTCGCAGGGAGTCCGCACCATCCGCATCCAGAGGTCCGCGGTGACTCCTCGAAACGCCGTGGGGCCGGATCGACCCCTTGCACGAAGCGGCGGTGCGGTGCGTCGAGAAGGCGGTGCTCAACGCCCTGGTCGCCAACGAGTCCATGACCGGCCGTCGGGGAGACCGCACGCCGGCCCTCCACGGCCCGAGCCCGCGCGAGCTCGATGTCCTGGGGCTGATCACCCGCGGCTGCTCCAACCCCGAGACCGCGGCCCGGCTCGCGCTCAGCGCCCGCACCGGCACCACCCACATCGTGCACATCTTCGACAAGCTCGGATGCGGCACGCTGCGGCGATCGCCGCCATGCGCCTGGTGCAGGGCCGCCCACGCACCCGCCCGCGGATCCCGGCGCCGGCTACGGCCCCGGAGGGCGCTACGGT harbors:
- a CDS encoding ABC transporter ATP-binding protein — encoded protein: MALVGAAGGLLQPLATKALVDRLSSGGTLATILLTLTVLVLLSTVAEAFGAYVLERTAESVVLAARRSLIGRLLRLRLAEVDRMQPGDLMSRVTSDTTLLRAVSTQAVVNAATGALTLIAAVAVMAFLDAVLVGVALVVVAVVGAGAACVMPKIGQATERSQAAVGEMSTGLERVFGAFRTVKASGAEERETARVEASARRAWRHGVRGAKWEALLGTADNLAVELAFLAVLAVGGARVAAGDIPVSTLIAFLLYLFYLMEPVYKLVEAASAYQEGAAAISRIKEVDRLAAEPPATYKPVRTEVRPASVRFQEVSFRYGPGLPYIHQQVDFDVPGAGMTAFVGPSGAGKSTVFSLIERFYETTGGRILVDGRDIRQWPLSELRSAIGYVEQDAPVLAGTLRENLVFSAPGATDDDIRAVLARTRLDTLVERLPHGLDTLVGHRGSKLSGGERQRVAIARALLRRPRLLLLDEATSQLDAVNELALRDVIAETARETTVLVVAHRLSTVTDAERIVVMDAGTVRAIGTHEELVHRDELYAQLATTQLLTPTGRPGG